The DNA window GAGGATCCACCAACCTGTTGTGCTTTATGACAATGTCATCCGTAGACAGTGAAGTACGAAAAAGAAGAGTCGGTTTTACGGAATATTGTATGGAACATGATCTTTCCTGTAACAGTGTGGAAATGTCAGAAAAACAGATTGTTTCGGTCTATGAATCCTACGGATCCAGAAAACTGATCCACAATATGCTGCGGGCTTATATTTCCCCGTCCCTGGGCGAACATTCCATCGATGGAATCTTTACCAGTTCGGATCACCTCGCAACGATTGTACGGGAAGAACTCGAAGAGATGGGAAAACGGGTTCCGGAAGATATCCAGATTATCGGATACGATGGTCTGCAGTTTTTAAATCAGGGGAAACCAATCGTATCGAGCATTGCGCAGCCGGTGCATGAGATTGCAAAGCAGGCAGTGAAGAGCCTTACAGATATGATTGAAAACGGAAAAGCTGAGGATGTCACGAACATTCCCGTAACGTTTCATGAAGGACCGACGACAAAACCACTGGAAACAATAAGTGAATAACAATAAAGGAGGAACGTACCATGCCACAGATGCATTGCAATTTTTTTTCTTACGCTCTGGGTCACGGAGCAGATCTTACAATCACGCTGCCGGGAGTAAGTCCCTGTGATATGGATGATCCGGTGTTACTGACGCATCAGATGCCGGAAAAATTCCCGGTATTATACCTGTTACACGGCCATGGAAATGATTATCTATCCTGGGAGCGTTTTACCTGCGTCAGCCGTTATGCGGAAGAGTACCGGATCGCGGTAGTTTCTGCATCGGTAGGAAATTCCCTGTATATGGATACGATCTACGGGGAAAAATTCTACGATTTTATTGGAAAAGAACTTCCGGAATTCGTAAAAGCATACTTCCCGATCTCAGATCGTCCGGAGGATACCTATATCGCAGGAGCTTCCATGGGAGGATATGGTGCACTGATCCATGCGATGACGGATACAGAACAGTACCGTGCGGTTGGTGCATTTTCACCGGCTACAGTCTGGTCGAAAGAGATGGAAGAACGAGTAGGACATAAATATCCGGATGCGATGGATCTCTATCAGACAATCAAAGACGATCTGGATGCAGGCAAAAAGCTGCCGGATATTTTCTTCTGTGTGGGAAACAATGATTTCCTGATTGAATCGGTGGATCAGTTCGAAGAATATCTGAATTCTCTGAAAATTGAGCACCGTTTTGACCGTGTGGACGGTTATGAACACGAATGGAGATTCTGGGAACTGGAACTTCCAAAGTTCCTGGACTGGCTGCCGAGAACAGACAGCTATGCGAAGATGGGAAAACATAAAATGTAAATTATATATGCGAGTGCAAAAGGGGGATTTTTTATGAATTTTGATGCATTTGAGAAAAAAGTCAAAGATCTGGGTGTGCTGGGGATCGTTGTGACGAAGGACGGCAAAGAAATCGGAAAGAAACTGTGGGATGAACAGTGCAGAAGAAATGTATATTCTGCCAGCAAAAGTTTCACTTCCACAGCTGTGGGAATTGCAGTAAAAGAAGGTCTGCTATCCCTGGATGAAAAACTGGTGGACTGTTTTGACGAAGATCTTCCGGAAAATGTCAGTGAGAACCTTGCAAAGGCTACGGTAAAAGACCTTCTGACCATGTGCCTCGGACAGGAAAAAGCGGAACTGATGGGTGCACAGCGCCCGGTTTATGAGGAAGAGGACTGGGTGAAGATGAGTCTTGCCCTCCCGTTTGTCTACGAGCCGGGAACAAAGTTTGTATACAATAACGTAGGTCCGTATCTTGCAGGTGTTCTGGTAGAACGGAGAGCCGGATGTGATCTGGTATCCTACCTGTATCCGCGACTGTTCAAACCGCTGGGCATCGCCCGTCCGACCTGGGAACTGGATCCCTATGGTCATGTCTTCGGTGCCGGCGGACTTTACCTGACAATGGATGAACTCCACAAACTGGGACTTCTCTATCTGCAGAACGGAAACTGGAACGGAAAACAGCTGGTACCGGAAAGCTGGGTAAAGGAAGCCACCAGCAAACAGGTAGAAAACGACAAAGACAGCTTCGGCTATGGCTACCTGTTCTGGGGCGGTAGGGAAAACACTTTCCGAGCCGACGGAAAATATTGCCAGTGGTCCATTATCAGTCGGGAGAAAAACGCGGTTATCACTGTTATCGCAGAATGCCGCAGAGACCAGGAACTGATGGATGCGGTGTTTACGGAGGTATTTCCGCAGGTATAAACGGATAATGAAACATATAATGATATCATATAATACAAAAGAAGCAGAAATCTATTTTCGGATTTCTGCTTCTTTTGTATGTGGGCCAGCGAAAACCTGAAATGCCTATCTGGCATTCTAAAATTATAAAACCGGCAATGATACATTTACTTTGCAGATTCACAGGTCATACTGTTCGCAAAAAACCTTCCATTACATCCATCGCCGCCCCATAAGCCGCCGCTCCGGTCTGGTAGGTGCACAGTTTTACAAAGCTGCCATCGTCTTCGAAAGTATTGCGTTCAGCAACCAGGTGGCGGATCGTATCGAGCCAGGGGGTGAGAAAGCTTCCTACATAACCGCCGAGGACGATATCGTAGTCGAGGATCATATGCAGGTTGTTGATGACGACTGCCAGATGCTCCAGATAGGTATCCCAGACGGAACGATAGTCCGGGTTGTTCTGCTGAAGTCCGAGAAAGAAATCTTCCAGCCGTCTGCCGGACAGATCCGAGAGGAGTCTGGCGGAACAGTAGGCATCGACGCAGCCGGTTTTTCCGCAGTAACACGGTTTTCCATTGGGAATCAGAGTCATGTGACCGGCTTCTCCACAGCGGAAAGCATCGCCCGGAAGCAGATTGCCATCGTGAAAGATGGCACCGCCCACGGTGTTACTCAGAGAAAGATAAAAGAAGGAGGAAGGCAGATCCGAACCGATGCCTTCCGCAAAAGCACCTGCATTTGCATCATTTAAAAAGGTACAGTGCCATGGGAAATACGATTGTATTTCCCCAAAAGGCAGATCCCGCACACCGAGGGCATGGGAATAAGTGATCATTTTCTGCACCGGATCGACGATTCCTGGAAGAGAGATGCCAAGACCGAGGATCTGTTCTCCGGAAATCTCCGTTTCCAGGAGAAAATCATCAATTTTCTGACAGACTTCGGAGAAATAGGCGGAACTTCTGGAAAAACCAAGCTGTATTCTTTCATGTTTTATAATGTCTCCGATCAGATTCAAAAGAAGGATGCCAAGATGATTTCGGGTGATATCCAGTCCGATGGAAAACCGATAATCCGAAGCGGCACACAGCGCTCTGGCTCTGCGGCCACCGGTGGACTGCATCTCACCGAGATCCCGCAGCAGCCCCGATTCGAGAAGTTCTCTGGTGGTGTTGGTCACGGTTGGGAGACTCAGGTGCAGGTCGGAGGCGATATCCGGATTGGATACTGTTCCATGGGTACAAATATAACGGAAAATCTGATTCCGGTTTTTCTTTTTCACTTCTTTATTTGTCAGTCGTTGATGCTCCATAGTCCCCTCCATTTATTCTTATATATTCCGAAAAATAGTAAGTTTCATTCGTATCAGATTAAATTATAACATGATTTTGCGAGAAATGTTAAAAATATCTGCTTATGCGATTAGTATAAATTCTGTGCATCGCAAAGCGTGTTACTGGGAACGGAGTGAACGGTAACCATTCTCATGCCGGAACACCTCACGGGATCCTATCTGCTGAAGGATTATAAAAAACCAAAAAAAATCAGGAAAATGATAGACAAGATTCTGAAATCAGGGTACAGTAGTAAGGTACAAAATTTTTAGAAAGTGAGTAACGTATGGAGAAAGGAAACAAACGAGGAAATTTTACCGGATCTATTGGATTCGTACTTGCAGCAGCAGGAAGTGCTGTCGGACTGGGAAATATCTGGAGATTTCCGTATCTGGCAGCGAAGGATGGAGGAGGAACCTTCATTCTGGTTTACATTATTCTGGCACTGACCTTTGGTTTTACGCTGTTGACCACAGATGTAGCTATCGGAAGAAAAACCGGACAGAGTCCGTTGAATGCGTACCGGATGATTCACCCCAAATGGGGCGGTCTTGGCATTCTGGCGTGTATCATTCCGGTTGTGATTCTGCCCTATTACTGTTCCATCGGTGGATGGGTACTGAAATATCTGGGAACCTTTATCACCGGACATGGGGTGGAAGCCGCACAGGACGGTTATTTTACCGGTTATATCACAAGCGTGTGGCAGCCGATCATCTGGCTGTTTATCTACCTGTTCCTGACCGCATTTGTTGTTTACAGGGGAGTAAACAAAGGAATTGAAAATTACAGTAGAATCCTGATGCCGATTCTTCTGGTAATGATCGTTGGTATATCCATCTTTTCGATGACGTTGTCTCACAGCGATGCGGACGGTGTGACAAGAACCGGTCTGCAGGGGCTGAAAGTTTATCTGGTACCAAATTTCAGTGGTATGACACTGAAAGACTTTGTGATCGTATTTGTCGATGCACTGGGACAGCTGTTCTTCTCGATCAGTGTGGCGATGGGTATTATGGTAACTTATGGATCTTACGTAAAGAAAGAGACCAATCTGATGCGGTCCATTAATCAGATTGAATGGTTTGATACCGCGGTGGCTCTGCTGGCCGGTCTGATGATCGTTCCGGCCGTGTATACGTTCATGGGAACGGAGGGAATGTCCGCCGGTCCGGGACTGATGTTTGTATCATTGCCGAAGATTTTTGAGGCGATGGGAGCAGCCGGTCCGGTCATCGGAACGATTTTCTTCCTGATGGTATCTTTTGCAGCGGTAACATCTTCCGTATCTGTCATGGAATCGATTGTATCCAACATTATTGACAGGTTCCATGTGAGCAGAAAGAAAGGAACGGTTCTGGTAACGATCTATGCATGTATTGTCGGAGTGATCGTGTGTCTGGGATACAATGTCCTGTACTTTGAACTGAAACTTCCGAATGGTGCGGTTGCACAGATTCTGGATCTGATGGATTATTTGAGCAACAACCTGCTGATGCCGACTGTTGCACTGCTCAGCTGTATCCTGATCGGCTGGGTGGTAAAACCACAGACCATTATCGATGAAGTAACGATTGGCGGCTATAAGTTCGGAAGAAAGAAACTGTATATTGTTATGGTAAAATTCATCGCGCCGGTTCTGCTGGCAGCACTGCTTCTGCAGTCACTGGGTGTGTTCAGCCTGTAGCGTAAACCTGAAAAGGATTGCTCGAAAAAGTACGGAACAATCCGACATCAAAAACATAAAAAGTTCGAATCCACGAGTTGTTATACAACAGATGGATTCGAACTTTTTATGCTTTAGAATGATATGTTATAACTTTTTCAGGTGTGGAGTTCTTTTGCAACACTTGTCCGATAAAGGGCGATAGCAAGCACAGCGGTCAGCAGATCTGAAATAGCCTGCGACAGCAAAATCCCCTGATATCCGATTGTGTGGGAAGCAATCGCAAGTACAATGGCAAAGATCACTCCCTGGCGGCTGATCGATAACAGAAACGCGTTTCTTGCCATACCTGCGGACTGGAATGTACAGGTGGTGACCAGAACAATTGCCACGAACACCATACCGAGCAGCTGCATCCGGAGCATCGGAACGCCGAGGGAGACGATTGTGTTATCTTTCATAAAGATCCGGATCATCGGGCGGGCTGCCAGAGAAAGAAGAATGGTCAGAAGAAGACCAAGACCACATTCAAACTTATAGGCGAAAGAAAGGATTTCTTCCAGCCGGCGGCGATTTTTTGCACCGTAGTTATAACCGATCAGCGGCTGTCCACCGAAGGCAAATCCGACCAGGATCAGCACGGCGATCATATTGACTTTCATAATAATGCCCATGGCTGCGACACGGTCATTTCCGTAAGGCAGAAGGGAACGGTTCATAAGTGTCATGCCGAGACTCTGCATCAGGTTGGTGATGGAAGCCGGGATACCGATGGCGAAGATCTGAATCAGTTCATCTTTGTGGATGTAGAAATTTGCAGGATTGACGGAAAGTCGTTTGCTGCGGTTCAACAAAAACCAGACAAAAAAATATCAGAACAGATATTTCCGATGACCGTAGCAATCGCCGCACCGGCAGCGCCAAATCCAAGCACGGAGATAAAGACCGGATCCAGAATGATATTAACTACAGATCCGAGAATCGTACCGACCATGGAAGCTTTGGCAAACCCTTCGGTACGAAGCAGATTTGACGGAGTCAGTGCCACAATGATAAACGGAGCACCAAGCACCAGCCAGGTATAGTATTGGGAAGCGTAGGTATAAGTATCCGCGTCAGCACCAAGAAGTCCGAGGATCGGCCGGCGAAACAGCAGCATAAGAGCAGCGATCACGATTCCGCACAGGATCGCACCATAAAAACAGAAGACGCTGAGCCGTTTTCCGTCCGCGTCTTTTTTTTCTCCGAAGAGACGGGAAATCACGGAACTTCCACCGAGTCCGAAGATATCGCCGAGGGCGATCATCAGGGTAAAAATCGGTGCGCCGAGAGAGACACCTGCCA is part of the Blautia faecicola genome and encodes:
- a CDS encoding MATE family efflux transporter, producing the protein MNRSKRLSVNPANFYIHKDELIQIFAIGIPASITNLMQSLGMTLMNRSLLPYGNDRVAAMGIIMKVNMIAVLILVGFAFGGQPLIGYNYGAKNRRRLEEILSFAYKFECGLGLLLTILLSLAARPMIRIFMKDNTIVSLGVPMLRMQLLGMVFVAIVLVTTCTFQSAGMARNAFLLSISRQGVIFAIVLAIASHTIGYQGILLSQAISDLLTAVLAIALYRTSVAKELHT
- a CDS encoding serine hydrolase domain-containing protein: MNFDAFEKKVKDLGVLGIVVTKDGKEIGKKLWDEQCRRNVYSASKSFTSTAVGIAVKEGLLSLDEKLVDCFDEDLPENVSENLAKATVKDLLTMCLGQEKAELMGAQRPVYEEEDWVKMSLALPFVYEPGTKFVYNNVGPYLAGVLVERRAGCDLVSYLYPRLFKPLGIARPTWELDPYGHVFGAGGLYLTMDELHKLGLLYLQNGNWNGKQLVPESWVKEATSKQVENDKDSFGYGYLFWGGRENTFRADGKYCQWSIISREKNAVITVIAECRRDQELMDAVFTEVFPQV
- a CDS encoding LacI family DNA-binding transcriptional regulator — translated: MVTIKDVARDAGVSVGTVSNVLNGGRVSEARRKLVEASIEKLGYQVNTLAKGMRMQKTDYVVVILPNLINPYFALLLDALESELSAVGKQVLLCLSGDDAEREVAFMDMAKQNKVDGIIGVTYSKVEEERIENMAFVSIDRHYKSHIPCVAGDNWQGGWLAAENLHKRGSTNLLCFMTMSSVDSEVRKRRVGFTEYCMEHDLSCNSVEMSEKQIVSVYESYGSRKLIHNMLRAYISPSLGEHSIDGIFTSSDHLATIVREELEEMGKRVPEDIQIIGYDGLQFLNQGKPIVSSIAQPVHEIAKQAVKSLTDMIENGKAEDVTNIPVTFHEGPTTKPLETISE
- a CDS encoding MATE family efflux transporter, which encodes MENEIFEKAPVPKAFFTMALPVVFSMVISLVYNMVDTYFIARTGNTNLVAGVSLGAPIFTLMIALGDIFGLGGSSVISRLFGEKKDADGKRLSVFCFYGAILCGIVIAALMLLFRRPILGLLGADADTYTYASQYYTWLVLGAPFIIVALTPSNLLRTEGFAKASMVGTILGSVVNIILDPVFISVLGFGAAGAAIATVIGNICSDIFLSGFC
- a CDS encoding alpha/beta hydrolase — encoded protein: MPQMHCNFFSYALGHGADLTITLPGVSPCDMDDPVLLTHQMPEKFPVLYLLHGHGNDYLSWERFTCVSRYAEEYRIAVVSASVGNSLYMDTIYGEKFYDFIGKELPEFVKAYFPISDRPEDTYIAGASMGGYGALIHAMTDTEQYRAVGAFSPATVWSKEMEERVGHKYPDAMDLYQTIKDDLDAGKKLPDIFFCVGNNDFLIESVDQFEEYLNSLKIEHRFDRVDGYEHEWRFWELELPKFLDWLPRTDSYAKMGKHKM
- a CDS encoding sodium-dependent transporter — protein: MEKGNKRGNFTGSIGFVLAAAGSAVGLGNIWRFPYLAAKDGGGTFILVYIILALTFGFTLLTTDVAIGRKTGQSPLNAYRMIHPKWGGLGILACIIPVVILPYYCSIGGWVLKYLGTFITGHGVEAAQDGYFTGYITSVWQPIIWLFIYLFLTAFVVYRGVNKGIENYSRILMPILLVMIVGISIFSMTLSHSDADGVTRTGLQGLKVYLVPNFSGMTLKDFVIVFVDALGQLFFSISVAMGIMVTYGSYVKKETNLMRSINQIEWFDTAVALLAGLMIVPAVYTFMGTEGMSAGPGLMFVSLPKIFEAMGAAGPVIGTIFFLMVSFAAVTSSVSVMESIVSNIIDRFHVSRKKGTVLVTIYACIVGVIVCLGYNVLYFELKLPNGAVAQILDLMDYLSNNLLMPTVALLSCILIGWVVKPQTIIDEVTIGGYKFGRKKLYIVMVKFIAPVLLAALLLQSLGVFSL
- a CDS encoding ROK family transcriptional regulator, whose protein sequence is MEHQRLTNKEVKKKNRNQIFRYICTHGTVSNPDIASDLHLSLPTVTNTTRELLESGLLRDLGEMQSTGGRRARALCAASDYRFSIGLDITRNHLGILLLNLIGDIIKHERIQLGFSRSSAYFSEVCQKIDDFLLETEISGEQILGLGISLPGIVDPVQKMITYSHALGVRDLPFGEIQSYFPWHCTFLNDANAGAFAEGIGSDLPSSFFYLSLSNTVGGAIFHDGNLLPGDAFRCGEAGHMTLIPNGKPCYCGKTGCVDAYCSARLLSDLSGRRLEDFFLGLQQNNPDYRSVWDTYLEHLAVVINNLHMILDYDIVLGGYVGSFLTPWLDTIRHLVAERNTFEDDGSFVKLCTYQTGAAAYGAAMDVMEGFLRTV